One window from the genome of Amycolatopsis sp. NBC_01480 encodes:
- a CDS encoding NAD(P)/FAD-dependent oxidoreductase, protein MNHEVDLLIVGAGPAGLFAAYYAGFRGLSVAVLDSLPEPGGQINAMYPEKRISDIAGFPAIRGRELVDRLLEQAAPFRPRYLLGHRAERLEPGFAVTTHRGARIAAKAVIITGGIGTFTPRPLPAAQRFEGTGLAYFVRRLEDYAGTDVVIVGGGDSAFDWAEALHPLAKSVTVVHRRETFRAHPATVAAVRASPVEITTGAEVSKVLGGEAIERVEITRGDEAWTRSCQRIIAALGFTANLGPLLEWGIDIRNRRHIPVDSSMATNVPGVFAAGDINDYPGKVRLIAVGFGEAATAVNNAAHFLDPGQPVFPGHSTDTAAG, encoded by the coding sequence ATGAACCACGAGGTCGACCTCCTGATCGTCGGGGCCGGGCCGGCCGGCCTGTTCGCCGCCTACTACGCCGGTTTCCGCGGGCTTTCGGTGGCGGTGCTGGATTCGCTGCCCGAGCCCGGCGGCCAGATCAACGCGATGTACCCGGAAAAGCGGATCTCCGACATCGCGGGCTTTCCCGCGATCCGGGGCCGGGAGCTGGTCGACCGGCTGCTGGAGCAGGCCGCCCCGTTCCGGCCCCGGTACCTGCTGGGGCATCGGGCCGAAAGACTCGAACCCGGGTTCGCGGTCACCACCCACCGCGGCGCGCGGATCGCGGCGAAGGCGGTGATCATCACCGGCGGGATCGGCACGTTCACCCCGCGCCCGCTGCCCGCGGCGCAGCGGTTCGAAGGGACCGGGCTGGCCTATTTCGTGCGCAGGCTGGAGGACTACGCGGGGACCGACGTGGTGATCGTCGGCGGTGGCGACTCCGCGTTCGACTGGGCGGAAGCGTTGCACCCGCTGGCCAAGTCGGTCACGGTGGTCCACCGCCGCGAGACCTTCCGGGCCCATCCGGCCACGGTCGCCGCGGTGCGGGCGAGCCCGGTCGAGATCACCACCGGCGCCGAGGTCTCCAAGGTGCTCGGGGGCGAGGCGATCGAGCGGGTGGAGATCACGCGTGGCGACGAAGCGTGGACCCGGTCCTGCCAGCGGATCATCGCGGCGCTGGGGTTCACCGCGAACCTCGGGCCGTTGCTGGAGTGGGGCATCGACATCCGGAACCGGCGGCACATTCCGGTCGACTCGTCGATGGCCACCAACGTCCCCGGCGTGTTCGCCGCGGGCGACATCAACGACTACCCGGGAAAGGTGCGGCTCATCGCCGTCGGGTTCGGCGAGGCCGCGACCGCGGTGAACAACGCGGCGCATTTCCTCGATCCCGGGCAGCCGGTTTTCCCTGGTCATTCCACGGATACCGCGGCCGGCTGA